The following proteins are encoded in a genomic region of Pirellulales bacterium:
- the def gene encoding peptide deformylase: MRIIQFPHPTLRRTSKPLRRVDDELRQIVRNMFDLMYQAKGIGLAANQVDLPYRMFVLNLTGDAAQPDEEQVFINPMLSEPKGSAEAEEGCLSLPGLYADVRRPEIITVSAYNLMGQEIEETIDGLFARAVQHETDHLNGVLFIDRLSPMTRLSLKDELEEFEIEFADRRQRGEIPDDEHISARLAQLEELRT; this comes from the coding sequence TTGAGGATTATTCAGTTTCCCCACCCCACGCTTCGCCGGACGTCCAAACCGCTGCGCCGCGTCGACGACGAGCTGCGCCAGATCGTCCGGAATATGTTCGACCTCATGTACCAGGCCAAAGGGATCGGCTTGGCGGCCAACCAGGTCGATTTGCCGTACCGGATGTTCGTCCTGAACCTGACCGGCGACGCTGCCCAACCGGACGAGGAGCAGGTCTTCATTAATCCTATGCTGAGCGAACCCAAGGGCTCGGCCGAGGCCGAAGAGGGCTGCCTGAGCCTGCCGGGTCTGTACGCCGACGTGCGTCGTCCCGAGATCATCACCGTCAGCGCTTACAACCTGATGGGGCAGGAGATCGAAGAGACGATCGACGGCCTGTTCGCCCGCGCGGTGCAACACGAGACCGATCATCTGAACGGCGTGCTCTTCATCGATCGCTTGAGCCCCATGACGCGGCTATCGCTGAAGGACGAGTTGGAGGAGTTCGAGATCGAATTCGCCGACCGCCGCCAGCGCGGCGAGATCCCTGACGAT